A window from Chrysemys picta bellii isolate R12L10 chromosome 2, ASM1138683v2, whole genome shotgun sequence encodes these proteins:
- the LOC135981045 gene encoding uncharacterized protein LOC135981045, translating into MQSPPAVMAVQSVNRKRAPAWTDREVLDLIAVWGDESMLSELRSKRRNAKIYEKISKDMAERGYSRDATQCRVKIKELRQGYQKTKEANGRSRSHPQTSRFYEALHSILGAAATTTPPVTVDSEDGILSTAGSSDMLGDGEDEEGDEEGEAVGSSHNADFPDSQDLFITLTEIPYEASPAVTPDTESGEGSATPSATVSQPSLESHSQRLARIRRRKKKTREDMFSELMACSQAQAAQQTQWQENLTRMHQANMDREERWRQEDQQATQTLLGLLREQTDTLRRLVDVLQERRQEDRAPLQSISNRPPLPPSPIPTSPKVQRRRGGRVPAKSHSTPAESSSSRRLSFPKI; encoded by the exons atgcagagccctccagcagtgatggccgtgcagtctgtgaatagaaagagagccccagcatggactgatcgtgaagtcttggatctcatcgctgtgtggggcgatgagtccatgctttccgagctgcgatccaaaagaaggaatgcaaagatctacgagaagatctctaaagacatggcagagagaggatacagccgggatgcaacgcagtgccgcgtgaaaatcaaggagctgagacaaggctaccagaagaccaaagaggcaaacggacgctccagatcccatccccagacatcccgtttctacgaggcactgcattccatcctcggtgcggccgccaccactaccccaccagtgaccgtggactctgaggatgggatactgtccacggccggttcctcggacatgttaggggacggggaagatgaggaaggagatgaggagggcgaggcagttggcagctctcacaacgctgatttccccgacagccaggatctcttcatcacccttacagagatcccctacgaagcgtccccagccgttaccccggacacagaatctggtgaaggatcagcca ccccgtctgcgactgtctcacaacctagcctggaatcacactcccagaggctagcgcggattaggcgtaggaagaagaagacacgggaggacatgttctctgagcttatggcctgttcccaagcccaggcagcacagcagacccagtggcaggagaacttgacccgaatgcaccaagccaacatggatcgggaggagaggtggcggcaggaagaccagcaggcgactcaaacgctgcttggactactgagggagcaaacggacacgctccggcgccttgtggatgttctgcaggaacggaggcaggaggacagagccccgctgcagtccatctctaaccgccctcccctgccaccaagtcccatacccacctcacccaaagtgcaaagaaggagaggcggcagagtccctgctaagtctcactccacccctgcagagagctctagtagcagaaggctctcatttcccaaaatttga